The genomic DNA GAAAAGGAGTTTCATTTATGGAAAACGTTTGTGGATTCCACGGAAAAGCTCCAACTCAAGAAGAAGCTGAAAAAGCATTAGCAGAATTAGGAGGGAATAACTAATGAGTAAAAAATCTACAAGACAAGCTTATGGAGAAGCATTAGTAGAATTAGGAAAAATAAATAAAGATGTAGTGGTAATAGATGCTGACTTATCAGGATCTACTAAAACTTCTATGTTCAAAAAAGAATTTCCTGAAAGACACTTCAACGTAGGAATTGCTGAAGCAGATTTAATAGGAACAGCTGCAGGATTTGCAACTTGTGGAAAAGTAGTTTTTGCTTCAACATTTGCTATGTTTGCAGCAGGAAGAGCTTTTGAACAAATTAGAAATACAGTAGCATACCCAAAATTAAATGTTAAAATAGCTCCAACACATGCTGGAATTTCAGTAGGTGAAGATGGAGGATCACACCAATCAGTAGAGGATATTGCTTTAATGAGATCTATTCCTGGAATGGTAGTTTTATCTCCAGCAGATGCTGTTGAAACTAAAAAAATGATATTTGCTGCTGCAGAATATAATGGACCAGTATATATAAGAATGGGAAGACTTGATATAAATACAATTTTACCAGAAGATTATGATTTCCAAATAGGAATTGCAAATACATTAAGAGATGGTAATGATGTAACAATAGCAGCAACAGGACTTATGGTTGAAAGAGCTTTAGAAGCTGCACAAACTCTTGAAAAAGAAGGAATATCAGTAAGAGTAATCAACGTAGGAACAATAAAGCCTCTAGATGGTGAAACTATATTAAAAGCTGCAAAAGAAACTAAGTTTATAATCACTGCAGAAGAACATTCAGTAATTGGTGGACTTGGATCTGCTGTATCAGAATTTTTATCAGAAGTACATCCAACAAAAGTTAAAAAACTTGGAATATATGATAAGTTCGGTCAAAGTGGAAAAGGTGAGGAATTACTAGAAAAATATGATTTAACAGCTGCAAAATTAGTGCAAATGGTTAAAGAAAATATGTAACAATGCAGAGGCTGGCTTTTACTTTGCTAAGTGTCAGCCTCTTTTTTTTA from Fusobacterium hominis includes the following:
- a CDS encoding transketolase family protein encodes the protein MSKKSTRQAYGEALVELGKINKDVVVIDADLSGSTKTSMFKKEFPERHFNVGIAEADLIGTAAGFATCGKVVFASTFAMFAAGRAFEQIRNTVAYPKLNVKIAPTHAGISVGEDGGSHQSVEDIALMRSIPGMVVLSPADAVETKKMIFAAAEYNGPVYIRMGRLDINTILPEDYDFQIGIANTLRDGNDVTIAATGLMVERALEAAQTLEKEGISVRVINVGTIKPLDGETILKAAKETKFIITAEEHSVIGGLGSAVSEFLSEVHPTKVKKLGIYDKFGQSGKGEELLEKYDLTAAKLVQMVKENM